The nucleotide window ATTCTTCTTTTATAATAGGAACTTTTTTAGGATATGTATTAGGAGGAATTTTACCAAAAATAGTACAAACTAGTATGGGGATAGCTTTATATTCATTATTTGTAGCTATATTAATTCCAGCTTTAAAAAAATCGAATAAAATATTAATTTTAGTTTTATTATCAGGGATTATGAATACTGTTTTAACTAAAGTAATTCATCTTGCTCAAGGTTGGAGTATAGTAGTGACTATATTATTTGTTTCATTTTTAGGCTTAGTTATTTCTTCATCAAAGGAGGAGATAAATGAATAAGATATATGTTTTGATTTTAGGAATGTTTGTGGTAACATATTTACCTAGGCTATTACCTTTTTTATTGGTCTCAGGAAAAAGATTACCAAAACAATTAGAAGAATTTTTAGGGTATATTCCTTATACAGCTTTAGGTGCTCTTATTGTTCCTGGTTTTTTAGATGCTATACCAAATCATGAAATAGTTTCAATAGCAGGAATAATTATAGCTTGTGTACTTTCTTTTATAAAAGATGGAATTGTTATTCCTGTGCTCGGGTCAATAGGAATTTGTATGCTATTATTAAGTCTAGGATTATAATTATAGGAGAATGATTTATGGACGAAAATTTAAAATTATTAGAAGATATGAAAAAATTAGGTTTAAATCAATATGAGGCAAAAGCTTATACAAAGTTGTTGGAAAATTTTCCTTTGAATGGATATAGCTTGAGTAAAACTTCAGGAGTTCCTAGATCTAAAATATATGAAGTTTTAGATAATTTGCTAAAAAAGCAATTAGTATTTAGTAAAAAAATAGAATCAGGGCTAGTTTATTTCCCTTTAGAGCCAAAATTATTCATAAGTAAAATAAAAAAAAATTATGAGTCTGTATTAAAAAATGTAGAAGAAAAAACAAATGAACTTTATTTGAAAAATATAGTTCACTATGATACTAAAATTCTTTCTGGTAGAAAAGAAATATTTAGTTTTCTAAATTTAATAATTGGATTAGCTGAAGAAAGGATAGACGTTTCAATTTGGGATGAAGAATTTTTACAATTATCAGATAGTTTAATAGAAGCAGAAAAAAGAGGGATTATTGTAAAGGGAATTTATTTTGGATATAATAATAAATTAAAAAATGTATTGACTCATAGAAGGCTTAAAACTTATCTTAGTGAAAAAGAAGAGAGAAATATTGTTGTGATTATTGATAGAAAAGAAGCTATTACTGGGATAGTTTCAAGGGGAGAGGCTAGTCAAGTTTCTTGGACAAATGATCCAGGAATTATAGATATAACAAGTGACTATATAGTTCATGATTTAATGGTGAATTCATATTCAAACTCTTTATCAGAAAAGCAAAGGAAAGAATACGAAGACGCTATGGATGAAGTAAGAAAAGAATATTTCGAATAAAATAGGGGGAGAGAATGGATAAATTAAAAGTAATGGGGGCGATGCTAACCTTTTCAACCATAGGAATATTTATAAAAAATATAGATTTATCTTCAAGTGAGATTGCTTTTTCAAGAGGGATAATAGGGAGTGTTTTTTTATTGATAACGAGTTATATATTAAAGACAAATGTATCAGTAACATCAATAAAGGGAAATTTAAAATTATTAGTTTTTTCAGGAATTGCAATGGGATTAAATTGGATGTTTTTATTTGAAGCTTACAAATATACTACAATTTCAATAGCTACAATTTCTTATTATTTTGCGCCTATTTTTGTAATGATTGCATCTCCTTTGCTTCTTAAGGAAAAAATTAGTTTAAAAAAAGTTATATGTATATGTTTAGCTATGATTGGGATGTTGATGATTGTAGGGACTAATAAATCTTCAAGTGGAAATGTGGAATATAATCATCTTTTAGGAATATTTTATGGGATTTTAGCAGCTGTTTTTTATGCAAGTGTAATTATTTCAAATAAGTTTATTATAAATATTTCCCCTGGAGATAGAACAATAGTTCAGTTGTTTGTAGCTGCAATTATGCTAATCCCTTATATATTATTAACAACTGGATTTAATTTTGGGTCACTTCATGGAATATCTTTATATAGTTTATTATTTTTAGGAATAATTCATACAGGATTAGCATATACTATTTATTTTTCAGCAATAAAAAATTTAAAAGGGCAAACTTTAGCAATATTAAGTTATATAGATCCTATATTTGCAGTTTTAATTTCAACTTTATTTTTAAAAGAAAGTTTAGGAATTTTTCAAATTATAGGAGCAGTATTAATATTAGGATCAACTTTTATAAGTGAAATAAATGACAAATAAAGGAAACCCTTTATTTTTAGGTATTTCTATGATAAAATTAGATATAAATATACTTGGAGGAAAGTTAATGTCGTTAAAGTTAAAGAGAGGTTTTTTAGATTTTTTTATTTTATTTTTTGTTAGTATTGTTTCAGTTGGAGGAATGTTATTTTTTAGAAATTCAAATATGGAAACTTTGGTTTACTCTGTAGGAGCAGGAATATCTTTTATTGGATTTATAGGGTATGTGATAGTTTTAATGAAATTAGATTTTAAATCTAAAAATTTAGTATTTTATTCTCTGGCAGGAATTGCTTTATTTTTATCAACTTTAGGATTATGTGTAGTTTTAGTTGAAAATAAACCTATTATTGAAATGTTAATATCGAAGATTGTGTATGTATTTGTTATTGGTGCTATGATAATACTTGGGAGTAAGGTTCCTTCTAAGAAAAATATTAATATTTTAGCTATAATTTCAAGTGCTTTTGTTTTGAGCAGTTTCGCAGCTCAAAGAATTTTGAAGGAGAATAATGCGGCTGAGTTTATAATGTTAGGAATAGCAGTTATTTGTATTTTTGCAACTGACATAGCTATAATTATGAAAAGTTATATTAATGGAGAAAAATAATTATGAGATTTTTAAGTTTTTTATCTAATTATAGAACTCCCTTTGGAGATACTTTTTGGAATTTAATTACTAGACTAGGAGAAGGGACAACTATAATAATTATATTGTGTATTATTTATTGGTGTGTTAATAAAAAGCTAGGAAAAATATTAGGGTACATATTTTTTATGTCATCTTTTTTAGTTCAAGGAATAAAGTTAGGTTTTGGAACAGCTAGACCTTGGGTAATTGATCCTAGTTTTAAAGCGGTTGATTTTGCTTTGAAAAAAGCTACAGGCTATTCCTTTCCAAGTGGACATGTTCAAAGTTCAACTTCTATATTTGCTGGATTAGCTTTTTATTTTAGAAGTAGATTTTTAAAAATAGTATTAATTTTAGTACCATTGCTGGTTTGTTTTTCAAGAATGTATTTAGGGGTTCATACTCCAAAAGATGTAATTTTTGCTTTTGCTTTGACAGCTGCCATTGCCTTTGTAACTATAAAGTATACAAAGAAATATAGTAGATACCAAAGAATAGAGTTAATGATGATATCTGTTTTTTTAGGAATAATATTATTGGGTTATACTTTTATTCTGTATAGTAAGAAAACAGTAGAGGTTAAATATTTGATAGATTCTTCTAAAGTTATAGGGGCTGGATTTGGATTTGTTTTAGGAAATTATTTAGAAGGTAATTTTGTTAAATTCAGAGTTAGAACTATAAGGATATGGGAACAAGGGTTTAAAATATTGCTTGGATTAATAGGAGTGGGATTATTAGATAAATCATTTAAATTATTTAGTGATTTATTAGGTTTTGATGCTTTAATTATTTATGGATTAAAATATTTTATTTTAATGATTTGGATAATATGTTTATGGCCTATGATTTTCAAAAGAATTTTAAAATAAAAAAAAGACAGAGATTAATCTCTGTCTTTTTTTATTTGCCTATTTATTTTTAATACAAAGATCTTT belongs to Fusobacterium sp. JB019 and includes:
- a CDS encoding phosphatase PAP2 family protein encodes the protein MRFLSFLSNYRTPFGDTFWNLITRLGEGTTIIIILCIIYWCVNKKLGKILGYIFFMSSFLVQGIKLGFGTARPWVIDPSFKAVDFALKKATGYSFPSGHVQSSTSIFAGLAFYFRSRFLKIVLILVPLLVCFSRMYLGVHTPKDVIFAFALTAAIAFVTIKYTKKYSRYQRIELMMISVFLGIILLGYTFILYSKKTVEVKYLIDSSKVIGAGFGFVLGNYLEGNFVKFRVRTIRIWEQGFKILLGLIGVGLLDKSFKLFSDLLGFDALIIYGLKYFILMIWIICLWPMIFKRILK
- a CDS encoding helix-turn-helix domain-containing protein, whose protein sequence is MDENLKLLEDMKKLGLNQYEAKAYTKLLENFPLNGYSLSKTSGVPRSKIYEVLDNLLKKQLVFSKKIESGLVYFPLEPKLFISKIKKNYESVLKNVEEKTNELYLKNIVHYDTKILSGRKEIFSFLNLIIGLAEERIDVSIWDEEFLQLSDSLIEAEKRGIIVKGIYFGYNNKLKNVLTHRRLKTYLSEKEERNIVVIIDRKEAITGIVSRGEASQVSWTNDPGIIDITSDYIVHDLMVNSYSNSLSEKQRKEYEDAMDEVRKEYFE
- a CDS encoding AzlD domain-containing protein, which produces MNKIYVLILGMFVVTYLPRLLPFLLVSGKRLPKQLEEFLGYIPYTALGALIVPGFLDAIPNHEIVSIAGIIIACVLSFIKDGIVIPVLGSIGICMLLLSLGL
- a CDS encoding DMT family transporter, translated to MDKLKVMGAMLTFSTIGIFIKNIDLSSSEIAFSRGIIGSVFLLITSYILKTNVSVTSIKGNLKLLVFSGIAMGLNWMFLFEAYKYTTISIATISYYFAPIFVMIASPLLLKEKISLKKVICICLAMIGMLMIVGTNKSSSGNVEYNHLLGIFYGILAAVFYASVIISNKFIINISPGDRTIVQLFVAAIMLIPYILLTTGFNFGSLHGISLYSLLFLGIIHTGLAYTIYFSAIKNLKGQTLAILSYIDPIFAVLISTLFLKESLGIFQIIGAVLILGSTFISEINDK